The genomic stretch AATAATATGCGTGCCATCAATCAGTTGTTTGCCGCCAGTAGACTTCGGTGAAAGCAATGGAGCAAGCCCAAGCTGCACAGAAGTGGGATAGCAGCCCGCTAAACCAACTACGCGAGCTTTTTTAATTTCTTCACGATTGATTTCAGCCAAACCATACACTGCCTCCGCTAGGATTTCTGGGCAACCATGTTCCATGCCGTACCACTTAGCAAATTCTTTAACGTCCTTCAAACGGAAGTCAGCAGCAAGATCCAAAATCTTCACATTGTTAGCAAGCAATTCTTTTGCTTGTGCCATAGCCACGCCATGAGGAGTTGCAAAGAATACTACGTCGCACTCATTCAACTTAGCTTCATCAGGAGTCGTAAATTTGAGATCAATTCGGCCACGTAAAGAGGGGAACATCTCAGCTACTGGCATACCAGCTTCTGTGCGAGATGTAATGGCCTGAATCTTGACTTCGGGGTGTTGCGCTAGCAGACGCAGTAATTCCACTCCGGTATATCCAGTGCCACCTACGATACCAACTTTGATCATGTCATTCTCCAAAATGCCGACTGATGAATTTTATTCCTTGAATACCTTAATTGTAGAAACAAAAAGGGCCGCTTGCGCGACCCTTTCGATAAAACTGAAGCGACTGAAAGAAATTAGCGCTTGCTGAACTGCTTACGACGACGCGCGCCATGCAGACCAACTTTTTTACGCTCAACTTCACGAGCATCGCGAGTTACCAAACCTGCTTTAGACAGGGCTGGCTTCAAGGCGTTGTCGTAGTCGATCAATGCACGAGTAACGCCGTGACGAACTGCACCAGCTTGGCCAGTTTCACCGCCACCACTAACGTTTACCTTGATATCAAAGGTTGTTAGATGGGCTGTGAGAGCCAAAGGCTGACGAGCGATCATGCGTGATGTTTCGCGAGCAAAGTAAGCATCGATAGGTTTACCGTTAACAGTAATCTCACCTTTGCCAGATTTAATGAATACACGTGCTACAGAGCTCTTGCGACGACCTGTACCGTAATTCCAATTTCCGTAATTAATAGCCATTTGGTTTCCTTAAATCTCTAACGCTTTTGGCTGTTGAGCCGCATGCGGATGACTGGCGTCGCCATAGACTTTCAATTTCTTGATCATGGCATAGCCTAGTGGGCCTTTTGGCAACATACCCTTCACAGCCTTCTCCAAAGCACGACCTGGGAAACGGTCCTGCATCTTGTCGAAGTTAGTCGAGCTAATACCACCTGGGTATCCGCTGTGACGGTAATAAATTTTGTTCAAGCCTTTTGTGCCTGTAACACGTAGCTTAGAAGAGTTGATGACAACAATGAAGTCGCCAGTATCAACGTGTGGGGTGTATTCAGGCTTGTGCTTGCCGCGTAGACGGAGTGCCACTTCACTGGCGACACGACCGAGGACTTTGTCCGTAGCGTCAATCACGAACCATTCATGCACTACCTCATGGGATTTTGCAGAAAAAGTTTTCATGATTTCTCAAATTGTTATGGTCAAAAAAAATACCCCAAGCAAATTACGTCCACCTTGGCCCTGCTTATGTTTGCAAGCTCGCAGATTCTGCAATTTAACTGGTACGACAAATTACCGCTGACCGGCTCGGTAATCCAGTAAAGCCTTGAATTGTAACCCAAAAAAAACCCAGGATCTAGTCCTGGGTTGGAATCCACCTATGTTTAAGTGGAGGAGACACTGGGAGGCACATCGATCTCTTATATAAGACTGACAGCCAATATGGTTATTCTACACAAGAAATATGGTGCAACGCAAGAATATTGACCAAAATCAATTTTTTGATGTTTTTTAGCAATATCAACCCCAAAACAAAGCTCTGACATTATTGGTAAACTATTGATAATATTGATTAATTTTCTAATTTAGAGGCCACTAACATGGAATGTCGAGTATCTTGGTTGGGTATTGGCGGAATGGCGTTTTCAGCAGAAACCGGAAGCGGCCATCAGGTCACCATGGATGGGCCGCCAGAGGCTGGTGGTAAAAATAGTGCCCCAAGGCCTATGGAGCTTATTTTGGCTGGAACTGGTGGTTGCTCCGCCTTTGATGTAGTTTTAATCCTTCAAAAGGCACGCCAAGAGATCAGTGCCTGTGATGTCAAGCTAACTGCAGAGAGAGCTGAGACTGAGCCTAAGGTATTTACCAAAATTAACCTGCATTTCACGGTTAAAGGTAAAAATCTCGATTTCAGCAAGGTTGGGCGCGCAGTGAAGCTATCCCATGAAAAGTACTGCTCAGCCACAACTATGCTCGCTAAAACAGCCGAGATCACTTATTCCATTGACGTTCTAAACGACGAATAAATGGCTGGGAAGTGCAGAGTCAATCGATAAGCCGGATTCTGTCGCCTAGATTTGCATCTAGGGGCAATCATTCCTCTAGGCCGGCAGTTACCTGACGGCTCAAGCTCCCTACCCGCAGACTCAGCGGGACGCCTCATCGCCTGCTTACTTGGGATTGCTCCAGGTGGAGGTTACCGCGTTTCACCGTAACTAAATACGCTCGTCTCTGTGGCCCTATTCCTCACGTCACCGTGGATGGCCGTTAGCCATCACCCTTCCCTATGGAGTCCGGACTTTCCTCCCCCTCAATAAAGAGGCGGCGATTGCCCAATTGACTCTGCGCCTGCAGTCTAACGCAGTCGCAGAAATTAAGTTTAAAAATGAATTAGGGAAGTATTGAATGGCTTAAGCCAAAGTCCAAGCGATGGTCTCACCAGCACGTAGCGGCACAATCGTGGCATCACCCAAAGGTAGTTCTGCTGGAATGCTTTGTGCCTGCTTCACCAAAGTAATTTTTTTAGTATTGCGGGGCAATGAATAAAAGTCAGGGCCATACAAACTAGCGAAACCTTCAAGCTTATCCAACTTGTTAACACTCTCAAATGCCTCAGCATATAAACCTAAAGCATTGAAAGCACTGTAACAACCAGCACAACCGCAAGCAGCCTCTTTGGCACCCTTGGCGTGTGGCGCACTATCGGTGCCCAAGAAAAATCTCGGGCTGCCACTCGTTGCGGCTTCTAGCAAAGCAACGCGATGCTCTTCACGCTTTAGTACTGGCAAGCAATAATTGTGTGGGCGAATGCCGCCAGCAAAAATCGCATTACGATTCATGAGTAAATGTTGTGGAGTAATGGTTGCAGCTAGTGTATTTTTTCCAGCAGTTTGTGCATCACGCACATAGTGTGCAGCTTGCTTAGTAGTGATGTGTTCAAACGCAATCTTCAGCTCAGGAAAATCTTTACGCAAAGGCTCGAGCACTTGATCAATAAATACTGCCTCACGATCAAAGATATCAATATGCGCACTAGTGACCTCACCATGCACTAACAAGGGCATACCGACAGACTGCATTGCCTCAAGCGCAGCATAACAACGCTTGATATCGCTGACCCCTGCATCACTATTGGTTGTTGCGCCAGCTGGGTAAAGTTTAAATCCAACAATGCCAGCCTCTTTTGCCTTGCGCACCTCATCAGCTGATGTGTTATCAGTGAGATATAAAGTCATCAAAGGAGTAAAGCTCTTCACAGCCAATGATTGAAGGCTCGCTTCAATCCGAGCGCGATAGGCATTTGCCAAATCCACTGTCGTCACAGGTGGCTTCAAGTTCGGCATGATGATGGCGCGGGCGAATTGGCGCGCAGTATCTGCCAATAAATCTTTCATAACTTCACCATCACGAATATGTAAGTGCCAGTCGTCCGGCTGAATCAGTTGAATCTGTATTGGGCTAATGGTCATAATTAAGTATCAAGCAAGATGATGCGGAAATCATTTACATTCGTCAGTGTAGGCCCAGTTTCCACCAAGGCATCCAATTGTGCAAAAAAATCGTAGCAATTGTGCTGAGTTAAATACTGCGCAGGAATGAGACCTTCCTGGCTTGCAGCCAAGCGAGTCTCGGGAGTAAACCACGCACCGGCATTCCTCTCGCTCCCATCAATCCCATCCGTATCGGCCGCCAATGCCGCCAATTTAGGAAACTCCTGAGAAGCGGCAAACAGTGAGAGTAAGTATTCGCTGCAGCGACCACCGCGACCTTTTATTCCATTAGGAATTGTGACGGTGCACTCACCACCTGAAATGAAGGCAATGGGTTTACCAGTCTTAGCCGATAAATGTTGACGCACCAAAGCCGCTTGCTCAATACCAACATCTCTAGCCTCACCAGTTACAGTATCACCCAAGATCACCGGTTCATAGCCTTGTGTACGGACGTAATCTGCTGCAGCCTCAAGACTCTTATACGCAGTAGCAATCACATGATTGTTTACTAGAGCGCCCTTTAGATCAGCTTCTTTTAAAGTCTCAGGAACCTCACCAGCAAGACCACGCTTTAAGTGGGATAAAACAGATGATGGAATAGCATCGGCATTTAGCTCATACTTATCCAGAATATCCAAGGCATCTTGATAGGTTGAGTAATCTGGAGCACAAGGGCCACTGGCAATATCCGCGGGTGCATCTCCTGTGACATCAGAGATCAGCAAAGCCTCAACTCGGGCACCCCGTGCAATTGCTAGTCTTGCCAAATTACCACCCTGAATCGCTGACAAGTGCTTACGAACAATATTCATCTCTTCGATCGGCGCACCGGAACGCAAGAGCGCCTCAGTTGTCTTGCGCATATCGTCAATACTGATCCCAGCTTGGGGCAAAGTGAGTAAGCTTGAGCCACCACCAGAAATCAAGCCAATCAGAATATCGCCAGCCTGCAGCTCAGCAACCAAGCGATAGATTTCTTTAGCGCCATCCATACCCGCCTGATCAGGCACGGGGTGACCTGCTTCAATAATTTGAATATGGCTCGTTGGAGAGTGGTGCCCGTATCGAGTTAATACAACGCCCTCAAGGATTGCATCAGGCCAATGACTCTTGGCGTGAGACTCTAGAGCTGTTGCCATAGAGGCACTTGCCTTACCAGCCCCCACCACCAAACACCTTCCTTTGGGCTCTGAACCCGCGGGAAAGATCTTGCTGAGATATTCTGGGACGATTTTCTTGGGATCAGCAACCTCTAAAGCTGCCGCAAAAGCATTTTTGAGAATAGTTTCTTGCTGGCTCATACGGATATTCTAATCAAGAGTACTTCGCTCTTGCATTTGCCACATCTCAGCATATCGGCCATTGGCAGCCAGGAGTTCAATGTGCGTTCCACGCTCCACAATTTGGCCATGATCCATGACCAAAATTTGATCGGCATGAATAATGGTGGAAAGCCTATGAGCAACGATCAGGGTTGTCCGGTTTTTGGCAAGACCAAGCAATTCTTCTTGGAAGGCTCGCTCCGTTTTGGAATCCAGCGCTGATGTTGCCTCATCAAAAATGAGCATCGCTGGTTTTTTGAGTAGGGTGCGTGCAATCGCAACACGCTGCTTCTCGCCACCTGACAGCTTTAAGCCACGCTCACCTACTTGGGTGTCATAACCATCTGGTAGATGTTGGATAAAGCGATCTATCTGTGCAGCTCTAGCAGCCTCGTGCACTTCTTCAATAGAGGCATTGGGATTACCATAGGCGATGTTATAACCAATCGTATCATTAAATAGGACTGTATCTTGCGGAACGATACCAATCGCCTTGCGCAAGCTCGATTGTGTGACATCGATAATATTTTGATCATCGATCAGGATCTTGCCAGATTGAACATCATAAAAACGGAATAACAAACGCGCCAAGGTGCTCTTACCTGCACCACTCTGTCCCACTACTGCAGTAATTGTTCCCGCAGGAATATTAAAACTCACGTCTTTCAGAATTTCACGCTTGGCATCGTAATGAAACGAAACATTCTCAAAGCGAATATCAGGTCCACGGCTTTGATTCGTAATTAGTAAAGGTTTCGCATTAGGTGCATCCGCAATCTCTTTCTCAGTATTGAGAAGTGAGAACATCCGATCCATATCTGTGAGCGCCTGCTTGATCTCACGATAGATCACACCCAAGAAATTCAATGGAATGTATAACTGAATCATCAGGGTGTTTACCAACACTAAATCACCTAAGGTCATAGACTCGTCAATCACGCCCAAGGTAGCACGCCACAAGATCATGACTAGGCCAACTGCAATAATCGTCTGCTGACCAAAATTGAGGAGTGCTAAAGATTTCTGAGACTTCACTGCAGCTGCTTGATAACGCACTAAATTTTGATCGTAGCGACTCGCTTCAAAAGCCTCATTACCAAAATACTTGACGGTCTCAAAATTGAGGAGGGAATCAATCGCCTTCTGATTAGCCTTGGAATCCATATCATTCATGGTGCGACGGAAATGGGTCCGCCATTCAGTCACGACAACTGTAAAGCCGATATAGAGAACTAAAGCAACCAGCGTAATGGCAGCAAACCAAATATCGTAGGCATAGGCAAAGTAACCAAGCACTAAACAAAACTCAATTAAAGTTGGCAGGATGCTATATAGGGAATAAGAAATCAGAGACTGGATGCCGCGAGTACCACGTTCAATATCTCGACTCACCCCGCCAGTCTGACGAGCCAAATGAAAGCTCAGGGCCAAAGAATGCAAATGCTCAAAAACTTGTAGCGCTACTTTACGTACCGCATTTTGGGTAACGCGTGCAAAGAGAGACTCACGCAACTCAGTAAACAAAGAGGCGGAGATTCTTAAAAGGCCATAGGCCAGTATCAATCCGGCCGGGACTACCAACAATGCTTGTGGAGAATCTGCCTTGATATTGAGAGCATCAATCAATTGCTTCATCAAAATCGGAATGCCAAGGTTGGCAACCTTGGCCGCTACCAAACAGGTCAGCGCAATGGCAACCCTAAATTTGTATTCCAACAAATAAGGGAGTAAATCTCGAATGACTTTCCAGTCACTCCCCTGTGATGGTTTTGAATCGCCTGCTGAATGATGATGCCCTGATGAATGTCTCATCACTCTATCTTAGTCACTTCTGCACTAAGGTGCAGAGAACAATTGCAGAATGGCTGCACCATTGCTAGGAGAAAAACACTTTTTAGCAGCATCTGTAAATGGAAGCCACTGATAAGCGACATGCTCCCGGGGGGCTAATTGGACTTGAGTATCGTTCGGCACCAGTAGTGAAAACCAATGCTCGGTATTTCTAGTGACACCAGGAGCATAGCGGATACGCCACTGCGGATAAATCTCGTACTCGATCTGATGCTGCATATCTCGTAAAGAGTCTGCAGGGAGAGATTGAATATCAATACCAGTTTCTTCAAGGACTTCGCGCGCAGCTGCGACATGAAGATCTTCATCAGCGAAATCAACACTTCCGGTAACAGATTGCCAGAAGCCCGATTTATCGGCCCGTTCTATCAGCAAGACCTCCCCATTCGATTTGTAGATAACAACTAAAACCGAAATGGGGATTTTCAAGATACTTTAAATACTCTTTTGCTTAAGCAGCTGGAGCAGCCTGGCGCAAGCGAATGTGTAGCTCTTTCAACTGACGCTCATCTACTGGGCTAGGAGCTTGAGTCAATAAACACTGTGCACGCTGCGTTTTAGGGAAGGCAATCACATCACGGATAGATTCAGCACCGGTCATCATGGTGACAATGCGATCCAAACCAAACGCGATCCCACCATGCGGAGGCGCACCGTATTGCAAGGCGTCCAGCAAGAATCCAAATTTAGCTTGCGCTTCTTCAGCGCCGATCTTCAAGGCACGGAATACTTGACTCTGTACTACCTCTTGATGAATACGGACAGATCCGCCGCCAATCTCACTACCGTTCAGAACCATGTCATAGGCTTTAGCTAAGCACTTACCAGGATTGGATTCGAGGTACTGCATATGCTCATCTTTAGGGCTAGTGAATGGATGGTGGCATGCAACCCAACGGGCGTTGTCTTCATCGTATTCAAACATTGGGAAGTCCACTACCCACAATGGCTTCCAACCTTCGGTAGAAAGACCATGCTCTTTACCCCAAGCGGAATGACCAATCTTCAAGCGCAATCCACCGATGGCATCATTCACCACTTTTTCTTTATCAGCGCCGAAGAAAATAATGTCGCCATCTTTAGCACCAGTGCGCTTCAAGATGCCTTCAATGGCAGCATCATGCAAGTTCTTCACGATTGGTGATTGCAAACCATTGCGACCTTCAGCAACAGAGTTCACCTTGATCCAAGCCAAACCTTTAGCACCATAGATTGCTACAAATTGTGTGTAGTCATCAATTTCACTACGGCTAATTTCAGCACCACCAGGAACGCATAAACCAACTACACGACCACCTTCTTGATTTGCTGCGCCAGAGAACACCTTGAAATCGACATCCTTCATTAAGTCAGTCAATTCAGTAAATTCAAAATTCACACGTAAATCAGGCTTGTCAGAACCAAAGCGTGCCATACCTTCTGAATATGGCATTGTTGGGAATGGATTTGGCAACTCCACATTCATCGTAGTTTTGAAAATATGGCGAATCATATTTTCAAATAAGTCACGAATTTCTAATTCATCTAAGAAGGCAGTTTCACAGTCGATCTGAGTAAATTCAGGCTGACGATCAGCTCGTAAATCTTCATCACGGAAACACTTCGTAATTTGGTAGTAGCGATCAAAACCAGCCACCATCAACAGTTGTTTAAACAATTGAGGGGACTGTGGCAATGCAAAGAATTGACCATCATGTACACGTGAAGGGACTAAATAGTCACGCGCACCCTCAGGAGTGCTCTTGGTCAACATCGGCGTTTCAATATCAATGAAACCAGCAGCATCTAAGTAGCGACGGCATTCCATGGCGACGTTGTAACGCAAACGCAAATTCTTTTGCATTTGCGGGCGACGTAAATCTAGAACGCGGTGAGTTAAGCGAGTGGTCTCAGATAAATTCTCATCCTCTAATTGGAATGGAGGAGTGATAGATGCGTTCAAAATCACCAAGCTATGGCAAAGCACTTCAATCTTGCCGCTCACTAAATCATTATTCTCGGTACCAGCAGGACGCGCACGCACCAAGCCTTTGATCTGAATACAAAACTCGTTACGAACCTGCTCAGCTAAAGCGAACATTTCCGGACGATCTGGATCGCATACCACCTGCACAAAACCCTGGTGATCACGTAGGTCAATAAAAATTACGCCACCGTGGTCACGGCGTCGATTTACCCAACCAGACAGGGTAATTTCCTGACCAATGAGTGATTCAGTTACCTGACCGCAGGTATGGCTTCGCATCGACATAACAATTTCCTATAAATCAAAGATGATGGTTTGGCCCAATCACGGGCAAACTAGTTGAACTAGTGGGAGGAACAGATCCCATTGAAACAATATGCTTGAGCGCCGCTTCGACACTCATCTCTAATTCAATGGTGTTCGCACGAGGGACAATCATAAAAAATCCAGAAGTCGGATTTGGTGTGGTTGGTAGGAATACGTTGACATAGTCCTCACCCAACTTCGCAGCTACTTCTTTAGCTGGCATACCAGTCTGAAATGCAATCGCCCAAGAATCTGCATGGGGATAACGAATTAATAATGCTTTGCTAAAAGCTTGGCCGCTACCAGAAAATAGTGTGGAGGAGACCTGCTGAACGCTGGAATAAATTGATCGCACAATAGGAATGCGATTCATGAACTGGTGCCATATCTTCAGCCACCATTGCCCTGCAAAACTAATTGCAAGTAATCCAGTAATCATGATGACTGCAATAACAATCAGAATGCCGACACCCGGCAACTCACGGAAATGCCGTAAATCTCCAGCAAACTGATTGGGGAAAATGGTGATAAGGGCTTGCATAACAGAGCCAAAAACACCGTCGAGCAGGCCCAAACCCCATGCAATCACCCAAATGGTGACTGAAATTGGTGCCCACACCAGAATGCCTGCGATGAAGTATTTTTTCATTTGCCTATGCTTGAACTTTGCCTAACCTGGCATTTTAGCGGTTTAAGCGCCGGCAGGCGACAGACTAGTAAAGACCAAGGCCGATTATCAGAATCCCAGCCAAAAAACCGCCGGCAAATAGCAAAGCACCCGCCAAGAGGCGATGGGTACGTCTTTCCTGCAATAAAAGGCCTTTTAAGACCTCCAATTCAGCATTTGACTCTCTACGGGGGATGCGTGCCTGCGCCAAACTCTCCGCAATCAAACGCGGCAGGGTCGGCAAGATTTGCGCCCAACTTGGCGCCTCAGCCTTAATGCCGTCAACCAAAGCCCGCCAACCAAGTTGCTGACTGACCCATTTTTCCAAAATTGGCTTTGCAGTCTTCCAGAGGTCTAAGTCTGGATCAAGCTGACGCGCAAGACCTTCAACATTCAATAAGGTCTTCTGAAGCAAAGTGAGTTGCGGCTGAATTTCCACCTTAAATCGTCGGGAAGTTTGGAATAAGCGCATCAGCACGATCCCTAAAGAAATTTCTTTCAGTGGGCGATCAAAGTAAGGCTCACAAACAGAACGCACCGCTCCCTCAAGTTCTTCAACACGCGTATTTGCCGGAACCCAACCGGACTCAATATGTAATTCAGCAACGCGACGGTAATCGCGATTAAAGAAGGCGAGGAAATTTAATGCCAAATAACTCTTATCAGACTGGCTCAGCGCGCCAACAATACCGAAATCCAAAGAAATAAATCTACCAAATGTTTCTGGCTCAAGACTGATCATGATGTTGCCAGGATGCATGTCCGCATGAAAGAAGCCATGCTCGAATACTTGGGTGAAAAATATTTCTACGCCATCAGCTGCAAGCTTTTTGAAGTCAACGCCAGCAGCGCGTAAATCTGCTGTTCGTCCAATCGAGATGCCATCCATCTTCTCCATCACAATGACATTCGTATGACATAAATCCCAATACATCTCTGGAATCATCAGCTTCTTTGAATCGACAAAGTAGCGACGCAACTGGCTTGCGTTTGCTGCTTCGCGCATCAGATCTAATTCATCATGCAGATGAGTATCAAACTCAGCAACATTTTCACGAGGCTTTAATCGACGCCCATCTTCAGAGAGTCTCTCAATAATTTTTGCTAAGTCATAAAGCAAAGCAAGATCGCCATCAATGATTGGCAGAATGCCAGGGCGCAGAACTTTAATAGCAACTGCGCGGCCCTCCCACTCTGGATGCTTCTCGGTTCCACGTAATAAGCCAAAGTGCACTTGGGCCACAGAGGCACTAGCCACGGGAGTTGCATCAAAACTAATGAATACTTCCTCGATGGATTGTCCAAGCGCCTGTTCAATGAGGCGGCAAGATTCTTCATTAGAAAAAGGCGGGACTTGATCCTGTAGTTTCGCCAACTCGTTGGCAATGTCTTCAGGCAATAAATCGCGACGCGTAGAAAGTACTTGCCCAAATTTCACGAAGATTGGACCCAATGCTTCTAGGGTCAAACGAATCCGCTCACCTCTAGGTAAAGATTGGCCTGGAGAGGTCCAACAAATGACAGTCAATATGCAACGACGAATACCAGGCTTCAGAATATCGCGCAGTAATGGCAACATGCCATAGCGCCATGCAGTAAAGAAAATAAAGGAAAGGCGGGCTAGACGACGCACAATGAATTAACCTTTTCGCTCTAAAATTTGGATGCGCTTTTCTATACGATCAACTGCATCACGCAAAGTGTTTAATTCATCTTTATGAATCATAAAATCTCGTTTATTCAAAAGCACTCTTCTTTCCTCGCTGACATACTCAATGACATTCTCAAGTAAGTCAGTCGCTGCAGCTTTCCCGGCAGAAACAAATTTCTTACCTTGGCGTACAGCAAAATTAGCAGGCGCATCCCCGATGAAGCGCGCCAGATCTTCTTCATACTCCCACCGAATTTGTCCTGCCAAGCGACCTAATAATTGCGCTAGGTCAGCATCGCCAGTGATCTTGACGGACTTCATAGCCTGCTCTCGTAAATTACCTGAACCTCCAGCTAAAACGCTCAGCACTTCAGAAGAGACTTCCAGCTCAAGAGATGGAGCATCAATATTGCTCACAGCAACCAAAGAGCCCTCAGGCGCTATCTCAAAACACAAGTTGCCGATTGGCAAACCCAGCAAAATTACTTTGCCAGCATGTCGAGCCAACTCTGCCATAGCCCATGGCTCGGCTTTAAGCACGTGATTAATGCCTTGAGAGACAGCAGAAGCGGCAATGTGATGGGTAGCAGAAGAAGCGGTAGTCATAAGCGTAAAAAACCCGCACAAGTGCGGGCTTTCAAGGGAAAGTACCTCAAGCTTAAACTAACTGAGAAATACCCGCTAGTACCCAGCCTCCAGGACCGCTTACAGGCTTACTTAAGTTCCAGATTTCAGAAAAATTATTTGCTTGTGCGCCTGCTTGTTCACGAATCATGCCTGTGAACTGAACGCTGCAGTAATAAGTATTGTCTGCCGTTTCAATTCCCAATAACTGTGCATTGAGGGTAACTACATCAGTTTGGTTAGCACTATCAGCACGACCTGATAGGTCTTGCTCAATCGTTGCAAACATTTCAGGCGTGGTGTACTCACGCAAAGCAGCTAAATCACCCTGATCCCATGCTTTTTGCAGGGTGGAGAAATATTGCTTTGCATTATCCAAAAATGCGTATTCATCAAAACCGGGTGGCAAGGTGGATTGGAATGGCGCTGGCTCACTAGCAATACCGCCAAAAGCATTTGCAGCTGGTGTAAATGCAGGCTCATGCCTTGGTACCTGATCCATATTGGCACGCTGCATTCCCTGGGAAGCTACTTGAGGACCTTTATTAGCGCCCGATAAAGCAGGCATCATTCTTCTCATTACAAACATGATGGCAAAACCTGCTAAGGCTGCAATCAGCAATCCAGTAATCAAAGAAGCGGCGCCCTCACCCAAACCAAAATGAGATAAGAGGTAACCGATGCCCAATCCCGCAGCAAGCCCGCCAAGAATTCCACCCATGCCGCCAAAGCGACTAGGTGCCGGTGCTTTAGGAGCCGTGGCTGGTGTAGCTGGTTGAGCTTGTTGAGCTGGTTTTTGTGCAGGAGCAGCCTGTTTTTGCATTGGCGCACTTGGTGCCTTACCAATACTTCTACCGCCACCTAAACGAGCGGCATCAGCATGACCAACCGTGGCAAAAATTAAGCTGATACTTAATAAAGTTGCCTTGAAAAAATGCTTATTCATCTTTTAATCTCCTATGAAACTTCTTTAATTCTCGACTGCTAAAAACTACAAATTCACTAGTATTTAATACCAATATGGAGCGCAACGATACCCCCAGTCATCCTATGGGTATCCACCTCATCAAAACCGACCTGCAACATCATTTCCTTAAGGGTTTGAGCATCTGGGTGCATCCGAATGGATTCGGCTAAATAACGGTAGCTCTCAGAATCCTGGGCAATTTTTTCACCCAACCAAGGTAAAACCTTGAAAGAGTATGTGTCATAGACTGGCTGTAAAAAAGCATCTGGCTTAGAAAATTCCAGCACCAGAACTCGACCGCCTGGCTTAATGACCCGCAACATCTCTGCCAAAGCAACATCTTTGTGAGTCATATTGCGCAAACCAAAAGCTACGGTCACCACGTCAAAATGATTATTGGGAAAAGGGATTTTCTCTGCATCAAACTGAACACAGGGCAAAGCCAAGCCTTGATCTAGAAGACGATCGCGACCAACTCCAAGCATGGAAGCATTAATGTCGCTTAACCACACTTGCGCCTCTGGGTTATGACCCCATTCTGCCGCACGTGCAAATGCCGCAGCCAAGTCACCTGTACCACCAGCGATATCTAAAACTTTTTGCCCAGGGCGAACTTGCGCACGAGCAATGGTGA from Polynucleobacter sp. AP-Jannik-300A-C4 encodes the following:
- the rpsI gene encoding 30S ribosomal protein S9, translating into MAINYGNWNYGTGRRKSSVARVFIKSGKGEITVNGKPIDAYFARETSRMIARQPLALTAHLTTFDIKVNVSGGGETGQAGAVRHGVTRALIDYDNALKPALSKAGLVTRDAREVERKKVGLHGARRRKQFSKR
- a CDS encoding OsmC family protein, whose amino-acid sequence is MECRVSWLGIGGMAFSAETGSGHQVTMDGPPEAGGKNSAPRPMELILAGTGGCSAFDVVLILQKARQEISACDVKLTAERAETEPKVFTKINLHFTVKGKNLDFSKVGRAVKLSHEKYCSATTMLAKTAEITYSIDVLNDE
- the rplM gene encoding 50S ribosomal protein L13, which translates into the protein MKTFSAKSHEVVHEWFVIDATDKVLGRVASEVALRLRGKHKPEYTPHVDTGDFIVVINSSKLRVTGTKGLNKIYYRHSGYPGGISSTNFDKMQDRFPGRALEKAVKGMLPKGPLGYAMIKKLKVYGDASHPHAAQQPKALEI
- the pyrC gene encoding dihydroorotase is translated as MTISPIQIQLIQPDDWHLHIRDGEVMKDLLADTARQFARAIIMPNLKPPVTTVDLANAYRARIEASLQSLAVKSFTPLMTLYLTDNTSADEVRKAKEAGIVGFKLYPAGATTNSDAGVSDIKRCYAALEAMQSVGMPLLVHGEVTSAHIDIFDREAVFIDQVLEPLRKDFPELKIAFEHITTKQAAHYVRDAQTAGKNTLAATITPQHLLMNRNAIFAGGIRPHNYCLPVLKREEHRVALLEAATSGSPRFFLGTDSAPHAKGAKEAACGCAGCYSAFNALGLYAEAFESVNKLDKLEGFASLYGPDFYSLPRNTKKITLVKQAQSIPAELPLGDATIVPLRAGETIAWTLA
- a CDS encoding glycerate kinase, producing MSQQETILKNAFAAALEVADPKKIVPEYLSKIFPAGSEPKGRCLVVGAGKASASMATALESHAKSHWPDAILEGVVLTRYGHHSPTSHIQIIEAGHPVPDQAGMDGAKEIYRLVAELQAGDILIGLISGGGSSLLTLPQAGISIDDMRKTTEALLRSGAPIEEMNIVRKHLSAIQGGNLARLAIARGARVEALLISDVTGDAPADIASGPCAPDYSTYQDALDILDKYELNADAIPSSVLSHLKRGLAGEVPETLKEADLKGALVNNHVIATAYKSLEAAADYVRTQGYEPVILGDTVTGEARDVGIEQAALVRQHLSAKTGKPIAFISGGECTVTIPNGIKGRGGRCSEYLLSLFAASQEFPKLAALAADTDGIDGSERNAGAWFTPETRLAASQEGLIPAQYLTQHNCYDFFAQLDALVETGPTLTNVNDFRIILLDT
- the argC gene encoding N-acetyl-gamma-glutamyl-phosphate reductase, translated to MIKVGIVGGTGYTGVELLRLLAQHPEVKIQAITSRTEAGMPVAEMFPSLRGRIDLKFTTPDEAKLNECDVVFFATPHGVAMAQAKELLANNVKILDLAADFRLKDVKEFAKWYGMEHGCPEILAEAVYGLAEINREEIKKARVVGLAGCYPTSVQLGLAPLLSPKSTGGKQLIDGTHIISDSKSGTSGAGRKAEIGTLMSEAGDNFKAYGVKGHRHLPEIVQGLKAIAGHDQIGLTFVPHLTPMIRGIHSTLYVRLTEAGMKVDFQKLYEDFYKGEPFVDVMPAGSHPETRSVRGSNGLRIAIHRPGDGDTLVILVVEDNLVKGASGQGVQCMNLMFGLPETTGLTQIAVSP